A genomic stretch from Halichoerus grypus chromosome 5, mHalGry1.hap1.1, whole genome shotgun sequence includes:
- the KCNA3 gene encoding potassium voltage-gated channel subfamily A member 3 has protein sequence MDEHLSLLRSPPPPSARHRAHPPQRPASGGGGAHTLVNPGYAEPAAGPALPPDMTVVPGDHLLEPEAADGGGGPPQGGCGGGGCDRDRYEPLPPALPAAGEQDCCGERVVINISGLRFETQLKTLCQFPETLLGDPKRRMRYFDPLRNEYFFDRNRPSFDAILYYYQSGGRIRRPVNVPIDIFSEEIRFYQLGEEAMEKFREDEGFLREEERPLPRRDFQRQVWLLFEYPESSGPARGIAIVSVLVILISIVIFCLETLPEFRDEKDYPAASSQEQFEAASNSTSGAPAGASSFSDPFFVVETLCIIWFSFELLVRFFACPSKATFSRNIMNLIDIVAIIPYFITLGTELAERQGNGQQAMSLAILRVIRLVRVFRIFKLSRHSKGLQILGQTLKASMRELGLLIFFLFIGVILFSSAVYFAEADDPTSGFSSIPDAFWWAVVTMTTVGYGDMHPVTIGGKIVGSLCAIAGVLTIALPVPVIVSNFNYFYHRETEGEEQAQYMHVGSCQHLSSSAEELRKARSNSTLSKSEYMVIEEGGMNHSAFPQTPFKTGNSTATCTTNNNPNSCVNIKKIFTDV, from the coding sequence ATGGACGAGCACCTCAGCCTGCTGcgctcgccgccgccgccctccgCCCGCCACCGCGCCCACCCGCCGCAGCGCCCcgcgagcggcggcggcggcgcccacACCCTGGTGAACCCCGGCTACGCCGAGCCCGCCGCAGGCCCCGCGCTGCCGCCCGACATGACGGTGGTGCCCGGGGACCACCTGCTGGAGCCGGAGGCGGCCGACGGCGGCGGGGGCCCGCCTCAGGGCGGCtgtggcggcggcggctgcgaCCGCGACCGCTACGAGCCGCTGCCGCCCGCGCTGCCGGCCGCCGGCGAGCAGGACTGCTGCGGGGAGCGCGTGGTCATCAACATCTCGGGGCTGCGCTTCGAGACGCAGCTCAAGACCCTCTGCCAGTTCCCGGAGACGCTGCTGGGCGACCCCAAGCGGCGCATGAGGTACTTCGACCCGCTCCGCAACGAGTACTTCTTCGACCGCAACCGGCCCAGCTTCGACGCCATCCTCTACTACTACCAGTCGGGCGGCCGCATTCGCCGGCCGGTCAACGTGCCCATCGACATCTTCTCCGAGGAGATCCGCTTCTACCAGCTGGGCGAGGAGGCCATGGAGAAGTTCCGCGAGGACGAGGGCTTCCTGCGGGAGGAGGAGCGGCCCCTGCCCCGCCGCGACTTCCAGCGCCAGGTGTGGCTGCTCTTCGAGTACCCGGAGAGCTCCGGGCCGGCTCGGGGCATCGCCATCGTGTCCGTGCTCGTCATTCTCATCTCCATTGTCATCTTCTGCCTGGAGACGCTTCCCGAGTTCCGCGACGAGAAGGACTACCCCGCCGCGTCGTCTCAGGAGCAGTTCGAGGCGGCCAGCAACAGCACGTCGGGGGCCCCCGCCGGAGCCTCCAGCTTCTCGGATCCCTTCTTCGTGGTGGAGACCCTGTGCATCATCTGGTTCTCCTTTGAGCTGCTCGTGCGGTTCTTCGCTTGCCCCAGCAAAGCCACCTTCTCGCGAAATATCATGAACCTGATAGACATCGTGGCCATCATCCCTTATTTCATCACTCTGGGTACCGAGCTGGCTGAGCGACAGGGCAATGGACAGCAGGCCATGTCCCTGGCCATCCTGAGGGTCATCCGGCTGGTGCGGGTCTTCCGCATCTTCAAGCTCTCCCGGCACTCCAAGGGGCTGCAGATCCTGGGCCAGACGCTGAAGGCTTCCATGCGGGAGCTGGGGCTGcttatcttcttcctcttcattggGGTCATCCTTTTCTCCAGCGCGGTCTACTTTGCGGAGGCAGACGACCCCACTTCGGGTTTTAGCAGTATCCCGGATGCCTTCTGGTGGGCAGTGGTAACCATGACAACAGTAGGTTACGGTGACATGCACCCGGTGACCATAGGGGGCAAGATTGTGGGGTCGCTCTGTGCCATCGCTGGTGTCTTGACCATTGCTTTGCCAGTCCCCGTGATTGTTTCCAACTTCAATTACTTCTACCACCGGGAGACAGAAGGGGAAGAGCAAGCCCAGTACATGCACGTGGGAAGTTGCCAGCACCTCTCCTCTTCGGCCGAGGAGCTCCGAAAAGCAAGGAGTAACTCCACTCTGAGTAAGTCGGAGTATATGGTGATCGAAGAGGGGGGCATGAACCATAGCGCTTTCCCCCAGACCCCTTTCAAAACGGGCAATTCCACTGCCACCTGCACCACGAACAATAATCCCAACTCCTGTGTCAACATCAAAAAGATATTTACTGACGTTTAA